The following coding sequences are from one Frankiaceae bacterium window:
- a CDS encoding VOC family protein: MRTWVNNVTIDCADADAQAAFYAALLDREVVWQEGAWVVVGRKEPNEPHLVFQRVAEPTPGKARIHVDVHTDDLASATQRALDLGATQGEDVSEHGMSWRVMRDPEGNPFCLSQHPA; the protein is encoded by the coding sequence ATGAGGACCTGGGTCAACAACGTCACGATCGACTGCGCAGACGCCGACGCGCAGGCCGCGTTCTACGCCGCGCTGCTCGACCGCGAGGTCGTCTGGCAGGAGGGCGCCTGGGTCGTCGTGGGCCGTAAGGAGCCGAACGAGCCGCACCTCGTGTTCCAGCGCGTCGCGGAGCCGACGCCCGGCAAGGCGCGCATCCACGTCGACGTGCACACCGACGACCTCGCCTCGGCGACGCAGCGGGCGCTCGACCTCGGCGCCACGCAGGGCGAGGACGTCAGCGAGCACGGCATGTCCTGGCGGGTCATGCGCGACCCGGAGGGCAACCCGTTCTGCCTCTCGCAGCACCCTGCCTAG
- a CDS encoding glutamate-5-semialdehyde dehydrogenase: MTDVRALAERAKAAAADTALLSRAEKDAALLAMASALEAATEEIVRANDADLARGAALSEALRDRLRLTPSRVSAMADGLRALAALPDPVGEVVRGSTLPNGLELRQVRVPLGVVGIIYEARPNVTVDAAGICLKSGNAVLLRGSSSAASSNACLVSVLRRAAVAAGLPEDAVQLVAATEGREDVKELMRLRGLVDVLIPRGGADLIRSVVEESTVPVIETGVGNCHVYVDSAADLDAALRIALNAKTSRPSVCNAAETLLVHAAVAESFLPGALAALADAGVTVHGDAAVAAYGDVVPVTEDDWYAEYLSLDLAVGVVDSLDDAVRHIRRYGSGHTEAIVTTSQAAARRFVATVDSAAVMVNASTRFTDGGEFGYGAEIGISTQKLHARGPMGLPELTSTKYVVVGDGHIR; this comes from the coding sequence ATGACGGACGTTCGCGCGCTCGCCGAACGCGCCAAGGCCGCCGCCGCCGACACGGCCCTGCTGTCGCGCGCGGAGAAGGACGCCGCGCTGCTCGCGATGGCATCCGCGCTGGAGGCCGCGACCGAGGAGATCGTGCGTGCCAACGACGCCGACCTCGCGCGGGGCGCTGCTCTCTCGGAGGCGCTGCGCGACCGGCTGCGGCTCACGCCGTCGCGGGTGTCGGCCATGGCCGACGGGCTGCGCGCGCTCGCGGCACTGCCCGATCCGGTGGGGGAGGTCGTGCGCGGCTCGACGCTCCCGAACGGCCTCGAGCTGCGGCAGGTCCGCGTCCCGCTCGGCGTCGTCGGGATCATCTACGAGGCCCGCCCCAACGTCACCGTCGACGCCGCCGGCATCTGCCTCAAGAGCGGCAACGCCGTCCTCCTCCGCGGCTCGTCGTCCGCCGCGTCGTCCAACGCCTGCCTCGTGTCGGTGCTGCGCCGTGCGGCCGTTGCGGCGGGGCTGCCGGAGGACGCGGTCCAGCTCGTTGCGGCGACCGAGGGGCGCGAGGACGTCAAGGAGCTCATGCGGCTGCGCGGGCTCGTCGACGTGCTCATCCCGCGCGGCGGCGCCGACCTCATCCGCAGCGTCGTCGAGGAGTCGACCGTGCCGGTCATCGAGACCGGCGTGGGCAACTGCCACGTCTACGTCGACTCCGCCGCCGACCTCGACGCGGCGCTGCGCATCGCGCTCAACGCCAAGACCTCGCGCCCGTCCGTCTGCAACGCCGCGGAGACGCTGCTCGTGCACGCTGCGGTGGCTGAGTCGTTCCTCCCCGGCGCTCTGGCCGCTCTCGCCGACGCCGGCGTGACCGTGCACGGGGACGCGGCCGTGGCGGCGTACGGCGACGTCGTGCCTGTGACCGAGGACGACTGGTACGCCGAGTACCTCTCCCTCGACCTCGCCGTCGGGGTCGTGGACTCGCTGGACGACGCCGTACGCCACATCCGCCGCTATGGGTCAGGCCACACCGAGGCGATCGTGACGACGTCGCAGGCGGCGGCGAGGCGGTTCGTGGCGACCGTCGACAGCGCGGCCGTCATGGTCAACGCGTCGACGCGGTTCACCGACGGCGGGGAGTTCGGGTACGGCGCGGAGATCGGCATCTCCACGCAGAAGCTCCACGCGCGCGGCCCCATGGGCCTGCCCGAGCTGACGTCGACCAAGTACGTCGTCGTCGGCGACGGCCACATCCGCTAG
- a CDS encoding DUF1508 domain-containing protein: MAGKGEVYKRSTGDWAFRVKASNGEIVATDGGQGYTRSESARETLEKLMRGDYDGDITVED, from the coding sequence ATGGCCGGCAAGGGAGAGGTCTACAAGCGCTCCACGGGGGACTGGGCCTTCCGTGTGAAGGCGTCCAACGGGGAGATCGTCGCGACCGACGGCGGGCAGGGCTACACGCGAAGCGAGTCCGCGCGGGAGACGCTCGAGAAGCTCATGCGCGGCGACTACGACGGCGACATCACCGTCGAGGACTAG
- a CDS encoding GNAT family N-acetyltransferase, with amino-acid sequence MSTVGPEAAEEVHRLTQAAFAGYDVLTPPSGALAETVDVVREHLTAQPGAVAYLDGVPVGAARLIEQEGHLHVRRVAVDPAYQGRGVCSALVRHVEDAARAAGRTELRCGVRDQLPGNRALFEHLGYTAVAQHDVWTELTKRL; translated from the coding sequence GTGTCGACGGTCGGTCCCGAGGCGGCCGAGGAGGTGCACCGGCTGACCCAGGCGGCGTTCGCCGGCTACGACGTGCTGACCCCGCCGAGCGGCGCGCTGGCCGAGACCGTGGACGTCGTCCGCGAGCACCTCACGGCGCAACCTGGGGCGGTGGCGTACCTCGACGGCGTACCGGTGGGCGCGGCGCGGCTGATCGAGCAGGAGGGGCACCTGCACGTACGGCGGGTGGCCGTGGACCCGGCGTACCAGGGACGCGGGGTCTGCTCCGCGCTCGTCCGGCACGTCGAGGACGCGGCGCGGGCAGCGGGTCGTACGGAGCTGCGCTGCGGCGTCCGCGACCAGCTGCCCGGCAACCGCGCCCTCTTCGAGCACCTCGGCTACACCGCCGTGGCCCAGCACGACGTGTGGACCGAGCTGACCAAACGGCTCTAG